From the genome of Glycine soja cultivar W05 chromosome 14, ASM419377v2, whole genome shotgun sequence:
GTCTTCCCCTTCAGGGCCATCCTTAGCTAGCCCAAAATCAGAGAGTTTAGCTGTGAAATCCTAGATTTGGAAATGACAAAAATTAAGAGTAAGTTAATTTCTTGATATGACCCCAAGGAAAATGATGCAAGAGATATAACACGACTCTTCAGAAGAGATCAAAGAACATACTGAGTCTAGTAAAATGTTTGAAGCTTTGAAATCGCGATATATTACAGGCTTATCTGCTTCGTGTAGGAAGGTCAGACCCTTGGCAGCTCCTAATGCAATTTTCATCCTAGTTGACCATGGCATGGCGGCAGAGTATTCTGTTCGTATTAGAACAAAAGAAGCTGTTATTAAACCTTGGTTTATGGTAAGACTCCAAATTTTTTGCATTAATATGATGGATTGTCAATTTGTAATCACTCATCAGTATCCAAAGAAAACATAGAGGTTTGAAACAATTAGGTGTGCTTGACCATATGGAACAGAACATCCAAAAATCTAAATCATTTGATAATCATTATTCAGCTTGATCTTGTAATCATGTTTGACTTTGGGTGAGTTACTATTGATATAATCAGAGATACAGCAACAAATGACCTTATGAACTTCATGTACAGTCCTACCCTTTTGAGGAAAGAATGAGAAAATTAAAGGAGGATAAgtagaagagagaaaagagacaTACTTCTGAATAGTTGATTCTCCAAGCTGCCTCTTGGCATGTATTCATACATCAAAAGCCTATGTTCATCCTCATAACAGTACCCAATTAACTTGACAAGATGCGGATGCCTTAGTTGTCCAAGAAATATAATCTCTGcctagaaaagaaaatatgttcAAAACAACAGTTTTTCCTGAGATGTTGCTGTTCAATTAATTCTTGTAAGGTATTTATTCAATAGTGTAGTAGTATTTTgtcaacaaaagaaatatgtcgGTATCTTAAATTGATGTGACAACCAAATAAATGGGGTTTCTGTGGGAGGACTAATcatgaaaaaagttaaaaagggCACTTGAAAAGCAAACTAACCAGCCACTCCCTGTGACCTTGCAAGCCATCCAAGTCCAACCTTTTCACAGCTATAGTCTGAGCCTTCAAACCAGACCTAAGTTTGTCATCAAGAAAACCCTTGTAAACAGGTCCAAACCCTCCTTCACCTAGCATGTTACTCCATGAGAAACTGTTTGTTGCTTCCCTTAGCTCCTCAAGTGTGAATGCATAGAGCTTTGAGCCAGCGAATGAAATTGAAATATCTTCAATGGCCTGAGTGGAGCTTGAATTGCTCACATCAGATAGGCATAGCCTCTGGAAAGAACCTTGTTTTAAGACCTGTTTCTCTGATTCCTCCAAGGAACACTTAACCTTGTAACAACTTAGGATCAAGATCACAGACTTCCATGTGTTCCTTTTAGTACTCATTTGGTTCATATGTGCAATTGCAATAACCTTGTTGTGTatgtatataattttctttcacAAGCTACTACTTCTGATTCTAAAATATGAGAAAGACGACATAAAATTGTGAATGATTGATGCCGCTGGAAAAAAATAAGTGTAAGCTAATGAAATTTATAAGTACATATTTTCACCTACTACCTTAGAAGAAAAATTGTGGGGAGATTCCTTGACTTCTAGAACTCTTGAATGTGGATGCTAATCATGCTATAACTATACCACACGATGTGCATAATTGGTTTCtatgttattttgtttcatttttaacgactttttaattttataactacAATATTTGTGATATATATCTTCAATTAATTATAGGTCAAGTAACTTGCCTACCTATTATTGACTTCAATGTTACACTAATATGAATGCatctctatctatctatcttgcATCCCTTGCCGTCcacttattttttgtgtttagcAATTGATGTACATTCGCCGGGAAGATCGGAAAATGAAAGAGGTGTAACAAAATTCCATTAGTGCCAAACCAACAATTCCATTGTCTAATTTGTTGTTGCACACGTCAACGGGTTTTCTTTAATCGTTCGATGGGTTATATTGCAGACACATGCCTTGTTATAACAATAGAAAAGTGCTATGTGGATATAGAGTAGTATTTTATAGTTTAATTGATATGTCCCAATATTTGGTAGGTAAGGTTCATCTACGTTATTGTTGTTAGGATGTCATGATCACACAATAGCAAGACGACAATGAAACTCTCctttaaaattctttatatgATCATCAAGGACAGCTTCTAGAATTTAGAAGTTAAGGGATTTCTcttacataatttatttattcctatattattattttactttggaTGAATGAATTTGTGTTCATAGAATTGTAATAAAGCCATCAAATGGGTGCAAGTCAACACGGCCAAGGACTTTCACGAGGGTTTAGATATATGGAATCCATGtattgaatgaaaattttaattttaaaaaagtgggAAAAAGTGATAAAGGTTGGGAAGGTCAAAGAGAAAGGGTGAACCAATTAATCTAACCCACAACCACTTCCATCGCTCATGGAAAATGTTACAAAACAGAGAAGTAATCATTTGGAAAATGGATTGCATGCAACGGCTTAAAGGGGTAGTCATTTAATTAGTGTTTGACAATTGCACTGCCCTTTCAAGTTTCAAAGTTAATGTTAAGAACTACTAATTGGTTTTTCATATAAAAGTTACAGAAAGGGGTATGGGGGCGGCTATTAcattttgagtttttattattattaataaatagtgAGTTGTTAgttcattaattttgttaatagaAGAATTTCAACCTATGACATCAGTTCTCTCCCTTCTTTCTTCATCAGTAATCTAATCTTATATCTTTCTATTGTTTTACATCTTGAGGATTTTGAGGTGGAGGGGTATTTTACAAACTTTAAGTTGATGATGCTCCCTACATAGGAGAAATGTTGGTAGTGATTCTGATTTTTAGTGGCTGAACTACTCTCAATTGGAATCTAACGTATTGATTTggtaatataaagaaaaagaagagaaaaatgtcaTAGATTCAATTTCTcttattaacaaaatataataattaataactaacattggtctataaaaaaattgagacctAGGcctaaaggaaagaaaaatacaCTTGATTATCATATCATCCTGTACTAGcaagaacctaaaatcaaccgAAGTTTCATTTATAAGAACATAACTTATGCacaatttcttaaattttttgttattttttcattaaaattagttttattttaataattcatgtaataaaagttaaaaattaattagtaatattaaaatattgttgAATGTTTTTCAGCCCAAGAAAGGCCTAATGACCTATTCTAATTGGTAACTAAAGGTAGAGacataaagaatataaaaactCCAATCTAATTACCTTAAGATACACATTATCCTTCCTTTACTATGACTGACTCTGACTGATCTTTATTGATTTGAGCATCGAAATTCTTGCCGGCAAATATACCTCCTCTGATGCGGAATACTTTAATCACCATTGAAGAGGTCCTCCTCATTCTTCTGCAATTTACTATTGAAGAACCATTGCTTTCTCTTAAAATGGTGAAGTACGTGATGGTGCCTCTTTTTGAACTTGTGCTGAACAAGTATAAAGATTTTTACACTaccaattaatatatatatatatatatatatatatatatatatatatatatatatatatatatatatatatatatataaataaaagtttagtaacttttaaaatatttggaactCAAAAGtcatatctaaaatattttctaattaattgatgatataaataatatttacactgaatgaaaattagaataaaaattaaacccataaaaatttgcataatagctatgtataaattataaaattttattttttttatcatgatattgGTATAAAGTAGATCCGTCAAAGgcgatgattaatttttatcggAGATTAAACGCacataaaatgtatattttctttccaacatgatatattttatatcaaaagaTCAATTAGGATTTAAACCCTGGAATACttgttaaattatgttttttggtGGTTGATATCAGCACGCTTCCCACGCTTTGTATCATAGCTCTTAAGCTTCTAATGATATGCACGGCTTATACTTTAATGATTTGGAACGATGCATTAGCGTTAATTAAATATAGTCAACAACAATAGTTTCAACCGCAGATACGTATTCAACAATTGAGGTCACCCTAAAAATGATATACAATAATCATTAATCTCCTGGCCTCTTCATATCCTTCCCGTTTATGTGGACTTCTTATTTACTAAGTGGTTATTTCTTAAAAGTATTTATCAAAGCGGTagagttttaaaattatttatctactAGAGGTAATTTTTGTCATATAAAATGTAGAAGGCATGATCGTGAGTGACGTCTTGTGTTTTTCGTTTGTCCACTAATAGGATGCACCATTTTATTTGACTTCTTCTTTTCAGGTATTCAGTCAGTATAGGAGGTGTTATTTGTAGTCAACAAGAAGCGTCACCCTGTATGGCTCCTTATGTGTGTTGTTAAGGTCACTCAATTCTGGACTTGTTGTGCGAGATTGGAGTGGAGTTTCATGTTTTGTTTCCTGACCCCAGGACATGTTTATGTGACGCTGGCTAGGGTGCAAAAGGCAATCATGTTCCGTACCGTGCGTGAGTTTGGATGGTTATAGTACAATGGAAGGCAAATCTCACCTGAGCCATAAGATGTGTCATTaccaaaataaaaggataagatTTGTTGACGGGTACCGGTTTAGGATagatcatattaaaaaatagggTAAATAGCCATTTTTATCCTTGAAAGTGTAATTCACTGACAGAAATATCCTGCCGTCAACTTCCGTCCATCACCGTTAAAAAAGTTGCTTACGTGGCATAGAGAGACAATTTTGTCAGTAAAAAATTACCTACATGGCTGCCAACGTGgggacatatttgtcatatgcAAATGTAGTGAATTTTGATATTGCTCGACTATGGGAAATAGGGTTTTTTGGTGTTTGTTGATTTTCTTCGTTCCTAAAGGGATATTTTTTACACAACCCAAAATTGACTCTTCATTCTGtatgttcttgatttttcttcatctCCCACACTTCCAGAAACTTCTACAAGAGAAGTGCTTCATCTCCCACACTTCCACAGCCTCATTTTGCTGAAAAATCTCCCAACCATAGTAATGCACAACAACGCACGACAATGCACACCCATACAATCATTCCCGTCGATGGTGACCACAACAATGCACACCCTGGTTTGGACTTTATCGTATGTTGTGTCGCCTTTGTatgcttttttaatttttttttctatgtgtATGGCTTTTATTGGTTGGTCGTAATGGCACCGTCGTCGGCTAGTGTCTTCATCGTCGACAAACGATTGTTTTGGGGTTTCGATGATGACTGTAACGACGTTGTCACCATCGCATTTTTTCTGGTGGTCATCGTCCATCTGGCCTCTGTCGTCAAACCTTTTCTCTTGTGTTCTCTTCTTTATTCTCAAACTTCTTCTCCTCTCTATTATGAAATTTGTCTTCTCTTCTCCATtctgtgttggatcaagtggcctcaaaataattaagaaggggggggttgaattaattattaatgaacatttactaattaaaaacttatcattcttaatgttactagaatCAATTatgcttttactactaagttaagaaagtaaataacagaaatagaaatttaaccaaaagtaaaagcgataattaaagtgcacagcgaaaattaaagagtgtagggaagaagaagacaaacacaagaatttatactggttcggcaacaacccgtgcctacatccagtccccaagcaacctgcggtccttgagatttcttttcaacattgtaaaaacctttacaagcaaagatccacaagggatgtaccctcccttgttctctttgaacaaccaagtggatgtacccttcacttgaactgatccacaagagatgtaccctctcttgttctcagttacaacaacccaaatagatataccctctacttgtaccacaaaggatgtaccctccaatgtgttaagacaaagttctcaggcggttaatcctttgaaactttgtgaaggggaaacaaaagatatctcaggcggttagtcctttgaaatcttttgtttaagggaaagggaagaatcaaaagaattctcagactgtgtcgttttgaattctttgaaaagggagaagggagacacaaaagaattcaggcggttaatcctttgttcttttggaaaagggagaagagagacactagtccttgttgaattctttttggcaaagggagaagagagacacaaaagaattcaaacgGTTAGTCtttcattcttttggaaaagggagaagagagacacaaaaagaattcaggcggttagtccttggcgaattctttttggcaaagggagaagagaatgaaaaagatgaataacacacttttgttttctgtgaaagaaaaaagtttagaaaccagaaaactcaaaaagcttttggcaaaggaagaagaagaagaagaagatattcaaaagtaaattggaaaagttaattgaaatgcaagtcaaggtcttgcttttatagactcttcttgtctggtcaagaaaaccattggaagagttataaccttgagaaaaacctgaaaaccattggaagagttacatctcttgacttttcattcaaaacttgtcactggtaatcgattagcaaaaccatgtaatcgattacacaaagcattttatgaaaagatatgactcttcacaattgattttgaatttcaacgttcagatgcattggtaatcgattaccaatatcttgtaatcgattacaccattttgaaatcaattgaaacgttgcaaattcagttaaaagcttttgaaat
Proteins encoded in this window:
- the LOC114384169 gene encoding serine/threonine-protein kinase RIPK-like, which codes for MNQMSTKRNTWKSVILILSCYKVKCSLEESEKQVLKQGSFQRLCLSDVSNSSSTQAIEDISISFAGSKLYAFTLEELREATNSFSWSNMLGEGGFGPVYKGFLDDKLRSGLKAQTIAVKRLDLDGLQGHREWLAEIIFLGQLRHPHLVKLIGYCYEDEHRLLMYEYMPRGSLENQLFRKYSAAMPWSTRMKIALGAAKGLTFLHEADKPVIYRDFKASNILLDSDFTAKLSDFGLAKDGPEGEDTHVTTRIMGTQGYAAPEYIMTGHLTTKSDVYSYGVVLLELLTGRRVVDKSQSNGRKSLVEWARPLLRDQKKVYSIIDRRLEGQFPMKGAMKVAMLAFKCLSHHPNARPSMSDVVKVLEPLQDYDDVFIGPFVYVAVSENGDKHKI